From a single Apium graveolens cultivar Ventura chromosome 2, ASM990537v1, whole genome shotgun sequence genomic region:
- the LOC141707017 gene encoding inositol diphosphatase DSP4 has translation MKSEHKSLCAVTNGDGAFFKTIQVATETFFKPSLAAADSDEELFNPPLNFAMVDNGIYRSGFPDSTNFPFLETLGLRSIIYLCPEPYPEANVEFLKSNGIRLFQFGIEGTKEPFVNIPEDAIREALTVVLDIRNHPLLIHCKRGKHRTGCVIGCLRKLQRWCLTSIFDEYQRFAAAKARVSDQRFMEHFDVSTIKHLPITCSFLKSCEGRTHSFPSEDK, from the exons ATGAAATCCGAGCACAAATCCCTATGCGCCGTCACTAACGGTGACGGCGCCTTTTTTAAAACTATCCAAGTCGCCACCGAGACTTTCTTTAAGCCCTCTCTCGCCGCCGCCGATTCCGACGAGGAGCTTTTCAATCCGCCGCTCAATTTCGCAATGGTTGATAACGGAATTTACCGCTCCGGTTTCCCTGATTCCACGAATTTTCCGTTTCTGGAAACTCTCGGGCTGCGTTCCATCAT ATATTTGTGTCCGGAGCCTTATCCAGAGGCGAACGTCGAGTTTTTGAAGTCGAATGGGATTCGATTGTTTCAGTTTGGGATTGAAGGCACTAAG GAGCCATTTGTTAATATTCCAGAGGATGCAATTCGTGAAGCTCTGACAGTTGTGCTTG ATATTAGGAATCACCCATTGCTGATTCATTGCAAACGAGGCAAG CACCGAACAGGTTGTGTGATCGGATGCTTGAGAAAATTGCAGCGATGGTGCCTGACTTCTATCTTTGATGAGTATCAGCGCTTTGCAGCTGCCAAAGCTAGAGTTTCTGACCAGAGGTTTATGGAGCACTTTGATGTTTCTACAATTAAGCATCTACCTATCACATGCTCATTTTTGAAGAG CTGTGAAGGAAGGACACATTCTTTTCCATCAGAGGACAAATAG